A section of the Leptospira noumeaensis genome encodes:
- a CDS encoding general secretion pathway protein GspK, with the protein MNRWRIQLSSTNKKAKQGFMVYLLVMAIGTASLFTASKFFEDAATEYRVARSQADGFRAHMLAKAGFMGAVGALKKIPEEVLYQSGLAMDPPPIPLGGGVIYYTMSPEDGKININSLVKIYDDQPNQRTIEMVTRLFYQFGLKREMISPILDWIDENHQETGGGAEQYYYNRLTPPRKIKNAPFYSLSELLNVKGFDRSVVYESLKPKDYDKNNAKDFMTEEERALRSDKDYVLSNNVTAYLPAGDSYDDRININTAPYFVLISLSDFMTKQAAMKILKLKLQKGGYIKELKDLETEPEFQVKTTGDLTLYKELAGEGTDVSGGRIKTKGEVYKITGVGIIKDKVVRKVSGLFDLTNNQMLYYTED; encoded by the coding sequence ATGAATCGCTGGCGCATCCAGTTATCCTCTACAAATAAAAAAGCAAAACAAGGATTTATGGTCTATCTTCTTGTGATGGCCATAGGTACGGCATCTTTGTTTACGGCTTCCAAATTCTTTGAAGACGCAGCTACTGAATACCGAGTGGCTCGTTCCCAGGCAGATGGATTTCGTGCTCATATGCTCGCCAAAGCAGGGTTTATGGGGGCAGTCGGAGCACTCAAAAAAATTCCAGAGGAGGTTTTATACCAGTCTGGCCTTGCGATGGATCCACCACCCATCCCCCTCGGTGGAGGTGTCATCTATTACACCATGAGTCCTGAAGATGGAAAGATTAATATTAACTCTCTCGTGAAGATATATGATGACCAGCCCAACCAAAGAACGATTGAGATGGTGACTCGACTTTTTTACCAATTTGGTTTAAAACGAGAAATGATTTCCCCCATTTTGGACTGGATTGATGAGAACCACCAGGAAACGGGGGGTGGCGCCGAACAGTATTACTATAACAGGCTCACTCCACCGAGGAAAATCAAAAATGCCCCATTTTATTCCCTTTCAGAGCTTTTGAATGTCAAAGGATTCGACCGTTCCGTGGTTTACGAAAGTTTAAAACCCAAAGATTATGATAAAAATAACGCCAAAGATTTTATGACTGAGGAGGAAAGAGCCCTTCGTTCCGATAAAGATTATGTGCTCTCTAATAATGTGACTGCCTATTTGCCTGCGGGTGATTCTTATGATGACCGGATCAATATCAATACGGCTCCCTATTTTGTCCTCATTTCCCTTTCCGACTTTATGACCAAACAAGCCGCCATGAAAATTTTGAAACTCAAGTTGCAGAAAGGAGGCTATATTAAAGAATTGAAAGATCTGGAGACTGAACCAGAATTCCAAGTCAAAACAACAGGGGATCTCACTCTGTATAAGGAACTTGCGGGAGAGGGAACGGATGTCTCTGGTGGGCGAATCAAAACCAAAGGCGAAGTTTATAAAATCACAGGGGTTGGGATTATAAAGGATAAAGTGGTTCGTAAGGTATCTGGTCTTTTTGACCTTACCAACAACCAAATGTTATACTATACTGAAGATTAA
- the pilM gene encoding cell division protein FtsA, which translates to MLSFDQYLAIDYGSTFLKGVLFKKVLGKVVILRTESLPVVELDDSEGDPFEYNIIRFIQSFFPEENRFLLNLGIHNLFVRDLTVPLVSEKAIQEVLPFEVENLVPYPMEELEVIGKTWRANKENSEVISFNVHHSELLRALKPFAKGDLSLSCLSLDSFALSSLVTKNYPLLLADQTILQLDLGGRYSILNVLFEGKLRHTRQIYIGGEEVSSEIANLLKIELEDARVIKESLPVGFLFDTMEKSEESSFLSKFHMNSTQWKSLRKFILAKLDQLIHEVENSIFSLPETERPNLILLSGGASLYPGLTAYLEEKLGIRTGRYEFLGINDPSFVTAVATGTHFESRNRVNFLETGFAKRIHTNRFKIAAFKPHLILVSISLVLLFGVFLIGIVLDKRKISANKRVLMEKYKNGIGGELGEEEDPLAAANKKLKAERKKTEIYRLFLSQESVLDVLNEATEQFPSPEVLPFILDQFNFEEKEIQIYGRVNEFGEIGTIQSALEKSEKFTNIQIQNKRLITGVNKFKVSFKIKMDVVTPKDEP; encoded by the coding sequence ATGTTATCATTTGACCAATACCTAGCTATCGATTATGGTTCTACGTTTCTAAAGGGAGTCCTTTTTAAAAAGGTTCTGGGGAAAGTTGTCATCCTACGAACAGAAAGTCTTCCTGTTGTGGAACTAGATGATTCCGAGGGAGACCCATTCGAATACAATATCATCCGTTTCATTCAAAGTTTTTTTCCCGAAGAAAATAGGTTTTTATTAAATTTAGGAATCCATAATTTATTTGTTCGAGACCTTACCGTTCCTCTCGTTTCGGAAAAAGCCATTCAGGAAGTTTTGCCCTTTGAAGTAGAAAACTTAGTTCCTTATCCCATGGAGGAACTGGAAGTCATCGGTAAAACTTGGAGAGCAAACAAAGAAAACTCAGAAGTAATATCGTTTAATGTCCATCACTCGGAATTACTACGTGCCCTAAAACCTTTTGCAAAGGGTGATCTCTCCTTATCTTGTTTGTCTCTCGATTCCTTTGCATTATCTTCTTTAGTGACAAAAAACTATCCCTTGTTACTTGCAGATCAAACCATCTTGCAACTTGATTTGGGTGGAAGGTATAGTATTTTAAATGTTCTTTTTGAAGGAAAACTTCGCCATACCCGCCAAATTTATATCGGTGGCGAAGAGGTAAGTTCCGAAATAGCAAACCTACTTAAGATTGAATTAGAAGATGCACGCGTAATAAAGGAATCTTTACCAGTTGGTTTTCTTTTTGATACGATGGAAAAATCGGAAGAGTCCAGTTTTCTTTCGAAATTTCACATGAATTCCACGCAGTGGAAATCCCTTCGAAAGTTTATTTTGGCGAAATTAGACCAACTCATCCATGAAGTGGAAAATAGTATTTTTTCTCTTCCTGAAACAGAAAGGCCGAACCTTATTTTATTATCTGGTGGGGCAAGTTTGTATCCTGGCCTGACTGCTTATTTAGAAGAAAAACTTGGAATTAGAACCGGACGTTATGAATTTTTAGGAATCAATGACCCTAGTTTTGTGACTGCTGTGGCAACTGGCACTCATTTTGAGTCGCGTAACCGAGTCAACTTTCTAGAAACTGGATTTGCGAAACGAATTCATACCAATCGGTTTAAGATAGCTGCTTTTAAACCTCATCTAATTCTTGTTAGTATTTCCTTGGTGCTTTTGTTCGGTGTATTTTTGATTGGAATTGTTTTGGATAAACGCAAAATTTCTGCCAATAAACGTGTGTTAATGGAGAAATATAAAAACGGAATTGGTGGGGAGCTTGGGGAAGAAGAAGATCCTCTGGCTGCAGCTAATAAAAAATTAAAGGCAGAACGGAAAAAAACAGAAATTTACCGTTTGTTTTTATCACAAGAAAGTGTTCTGGATGTTTTGAACGAAGCCACAGAACAATTCCCTTCTCCAGAAGTTTTACCATTTATTTTAGACCAGTTTAATTTTGAGGAAAAGGAAATCCAAATTTACGGACGGGTGAATGAATTTGGTGAAATTGGAACCATCCAGTCCGCACTAGAAAAATCTGAAAAATTTACCAATATACAAATTCAGAACAAAAGACTCATCACTGGGGTCAACAAATTCAAAGTCAGTTTTAAAATCAAAATGGATGTTGTGACTCCTAAGGATGAACCATAA
- a CDS encoding prepilin-type cleavage/methylation domain-containing protein: MAMAAMVMTYTYSLIAEGISYQKKAVLLANAVHLAKIKMAQVDSSTTMQTDTSRGSIEAFPGYTFETEIKEEEMDLLKLAGGPNAEALRNKAPKDMLGDKDLGFSDLMKKRGQKKSFETGGVLKVFRVKVSIFYMDGNKKETYSVETFRSTKY, from the coding sequence ATGGCTATGGCTGCCATGGTGATGACCTATACTTACTCTTTGATTGCAGAAGGAATCTCTTACCAAAAAAAAGCAGTGTTGCTTGCTAATGCTGTTCATTTAGCAAAAATCAAAATGGCACAAGTGGATTCTTCCACCACCATGCAAACAGATACCTCCCGCGGATCCATCGAAGCCTTCCCTGGATACACATTCGAAACAGAAATCAAAGAAGAAGAAATGGATCTGCTGAAATTAGCAGGTGGACCCAATGCGGAAGCCCTTCGTAACAAAGCACCAAAAGATATGTTAGGTGATAAGGATTTGGGTTTTAGTGATCTCATGAAAAAAAGGGGGCAGAAAAAAAGTTTTGAAACAGGAGGGGTTTTAAAAGTATTTCGAGTGAAGGTTTCTATTTTTTATATGGATGGGAACAAAAAAGAAACCTATAGCGTAGAAACATTCAGGAGTACAAAATACTAA
- a CDS encoding type II secretion system protein GspJ — MFVYRHKRGFTLVEISIVVMIMAVIFTGIFSVFYTANKISRKGASNKGANRKDILYAMENIRGTLTRTYFIDNQKRILFVGKQEGVTGARNDRVVFATANPNSEEEGQASVREVSFYLRKMPNPKMEGLSYLIRREDEMIDTFPTQGGVEHVLLENVKSFQMKFSERGDKWVDDWNSRTTKKIPRLIRFEIISLVGNAFVKYESLAHPVILYK; from the coding sequence ATGTTTGTTTATCGTCATAAACGTGGGTTCACACTGGTGGAGATATCCATCGTTGTGATGATTATGGCGGTAATATTCACAGGAATTTTTTCTGTATTTTACACAGCAAATAAAATCTCAAGAAAAGGGGCTTCAAACAAAGGTGCAAACCGTAAAGACATCCTTTATGCAATGGAGAACATTCGGGGAACTCTGACTCGAACTTATTTTATCGATAACCAAAAACGTATTTTATTTGTGGGCAAACAGGAAGGAGTGACTGGAGCTAGGAATGACCGTGTTGTCTTTGCCACAGCCAATCCCAATTCCGAAGAAGAAGGCCAAGCATCTGTCAGAGAAGTTTCTTTTTATTTACGTAAGATGCCCAATCCAAAAATGGAAGGATTGTCTTATCTCATTCGACGAGAAGATGAAATGATTGATACCTTTCCTACCCAAGGCGGAGTCGAACATGTATTACTTGAAAATGTTAAAAGTTTCCAAATGAAGTTTTCGGAACGTGGAGACAAATGGGTTGATGATTGGAATTCCCGTACGACAAAAAAAATTCCAAGACTGATTCGGTTTGAAATTATATCACTTGTGGGGAATGCATTTGTTAAATATGAATCGCTGGCGCATCCAGTTATCCTCTACAAATAA
- a CDS encoding type II secretion system protein, with protein MVIVGGTLRNLIIPSTEDIAVKLQESFKFGYNKAQLTNQAVLFQYEFETREYQFFLLKREEGGLEEEPILKKVTLPFYSKIVSVRDLGGKPKTEGKIRIVFTPQGTTTDLLLYVGSDSEIKRTIQIYRYGGKIKIHKTEYFPEPDSGPIQKVSYGLDERDEQVDSNAKTPPK; from the coding sequence ATGGTGATTGTGGGAGGGACTCTTCGTAACCTCATCATTCCTTCTACGGAAGATATTGCTGTTAAATTACAAGAATCTTTTAAATTCGGATACAACAAAGCACAACTCACTAACCAAGCTGTTTTATTCCAGTATGAGTTCGAAACTAGAGAATACCAGTTTTTCCTTTTAAAAAGAGAAGAGGGTGGGCTCGAAGAAGAACCAATTTTAAAAAAAGTAACACTTCCCTTCTATTCGAAAATTGTCAGCGTACGTGACTTAGGTGGTAAACCGAAAACAGAAGGTAAAATTCGAATTGTTTTTACTCCACAAGGAACCACAACGGATTTACTATTATATGTTGGCTCTGATTCCGAAATCAAACGTACCATTCAAATTTACAGGTATGGCGGAAAAATCAAAATTCATAAAACAGAGTATTTTCCTGAACCAGATTCGGGGCCAATTCAAAAAGTGTCATATGGTTTAGATGAAAGAGATGAACAGGTGGACTCCAATGCAAAAACTCCACCAAAATAA
- the gspN gene encoding type II secretion system protein GspN, translating into MPKENELEEDFLNEEDQEIQESLLEDDGDLFDEDGDEEHSKVNRKQIFTLVAIAVVSFLVFTLFIFPLNEIVRSVLIKSGKETGIFMDAKEIHFPMIGRKSFDSFVASFPTGTSIKAEEISLGVSLLGLLQSRLDGDANIGYFNLEGSEWAMSIQSLDIPLRLSPLDDKITKWNGEGEIELSGGKIKESAEIPFLGSLKGTDIRKANIVFKIRSGKLLLERGSLESSLAKFQFQGVIRLSDTTSFSQLDLKVCFTLNEKFAQERQDLVGMVALLPQEGGKTCIPIRGTFSAPKVDLPNLNQLGGGSPKAEDTSIEPAPVP; encoded by the coding sequence ATGCCTAAAGAAAATGAATTGGAAGAAGATTTCCTTAACGAAGAAGACCAAGAGATTCAAGAAAGTCTTTTAGAAGACGATGGTGATTTGTTTGATGAAGATGGGGATGAAGAACATTCCAAAGTAAACCGCAAACAGATTTTTACTTTAGTTGCCATTGCTGTTGTTTCTTTTCTAGTTTTTACTCTATTTATTTTTCCACTCAACGAAATTGTGCGTTCTGTTCTTATTAAATCCGGAAAAGAAACTGGGATTTTTATGGATGCGAAAGAAATCCATTTCCCTATGATCGGGAGAAAATCTTTTGATAGTTTTGTTGCCAGTTTCCCAACAGGAACTTCGATCAAAGCAGAAGAGATTAGTTTAGGTGTTTCTCTCCTTGGACTTTTGCAGTCCAGATTAGATGGTGATGCCAATATTGGTTATTTTAATTTAGAAGGAAGCGAATGGGCGATGAGCATTCAGTCTTTGGACATCCCCCTTCGCCTTTCTCCACTCGATGATAAAATTACAAAATGGAATGGAGAAGGGGAAATTGAACTATCCGGTGGAAAAATCAAAGAATCTGCTGAAATTCCATTTTTAGGTAGCCTTAAAGGAACTGACATTCGTAAGGCGAATATTGTTTTCAAAATTCGTTCTGGTAAGTTACTATTGGAACGGGGAAGTTTAGAGTCTTCTCTTGCCAAATTTCAATTCCAAGGTGTGATTCGTTTATCGGATACTACCTCGTTTTCCCAGTTGGATCTTAAGGTTTGTTTTACATTGAATGAAAAATTTGCTCAGGAACGCCAGGATCTTGTTGGAATGGTGGCACTTCTTCCTCAAGAAGGCGGAAAAACCTGTATTCCGATTCGTGGTACTTTTTCTGCTCCTAAGGTGGATCTCCCCAACTTGAATCAGTTAGGTGGTGGTTCTCCTAAAGCAGAAGATACTTCTATCGAACCGGCTCCAGTTCCTTAA